In Harpia harpyja isolate bHarHar1 chromosome 21, bHarHar1 primary haplotype, whole genome shotgun sequence, the DNA window tagtttttaaaatatcttctgaGAAGATACATTACAAAGAATCAAGTATTAAATAATTTCTATATGATCTTTGCCACAGACATACATGCATTTAACAGGAGTAATTTGCATCATCAGTAAAAAAGTACAACATATCTTTGACATCAGGTTTCCATTATGTATTGCTAAGAACCTCATCAGTTACTACAGTCCTTCAAAATATATGCATGTTCATATTTGTGGGATAAGCATGTGAATGGAACAGCAGTAACACCAACTGAGCCAGTATTAAAATAAGAACACAAAACGTCTAGTTCTAAGAATAGTATACCTACACTTGCTTGAGTGAATTAGAATTATTCATGCCACTTCAGCTTGACTTGGTAGACACATACAGATGTAACACAGTCTTGAATTTGAAGACAATACCAACATAGTGATTTGCAACCcattaaaaggtattttcttttaatttacataGGCTATCTCTTCTTTCAGTAGTCTTATTTAGACCTTGTggaataaaacataattttcttagTAAAACTAAATTCCAGTTTCTACATTCAAATGGGAAATTAATATTTGTGCTGTCAAATGATACCCTTGAGAATAAATACGGAATTCACAGAACTGATACACAATGTTTTAGCTGATGTTTCCTCATAAATTGTTTAATCATATATTTGTTACAAATAACTGTTATAAGACTTCTGACTCCAAGTGACTTCTAAGACAGCAATTACTCCATTCTGTAGCAGTTAAAAATGGCTCAAGTAGCAAGCTGAATTTCAGAATTTGTcattaattataaattaaataatgaggttactgaaaaaaagataatttacaCTCAATAAAATTTTAGCCTTTtgatatatatacatacttaGAAACACCAGTGACCAATGATCATTGTGGTTTTTTCTAAGAGATTTATAAACTGAGAAGTAAGTTTAAGAAAAACCCTCAACTACAGGAAATCTTTTACCTTTTGCCATACTATCAGGGGCTGCATTCTTGGTAATGTAAACTGATGCCACAGGGTATTTCTGTTCTTGCAACCACTGCTTCTCTTGTTCTTCCATTCCAACTGTTAGAACACAGGGACCATTTTCCTTTTGGCAGTTGTCGGTGTCCAAATCAAGTCTACGTTTTaccttttcaaaactattttctaGAAACTGCTCGCTTGCTGGGGAAACACTTGGAGTGTCCATCTGCTGTCGCATATTCTTGCTCTGCATTAGTAGCGGGGATGGGTTTTCTACATCGTAAGATTTATTGAGTTCTACTGGAGAATTACATTTAGTATTTTCTAGCAAACTAGACGGTTTGGTTTCATTCGCAGGTAGGAGCTTCTGTGCTACTGTAGACTGACTGATGGCAAATGGGTCATTCAATTTTGGAGCTACAATATTAGTACTAGTCTCTACCTTATATGGCCCTCTGCTGTCCATCACTACCTGTCCTTCCACTGCAGCCAACAACGTTCCTTTGCTTTCCAAGTGCCCAAAGGAATGGCGATTCGgtttgcccacccccagcccatcATAAGGGCCTGAAGAATTCCTGTTGACACTGGGAACTCTGCCAGGGCAAACCATAGTGAAGTCCACCATGAACTTTGGCACTGATTCAGACACATTATTTTTATCTGCAATATCTTGCATGATTAAATCCATCGCTCTACCCTTGCCTTTAGGACTTAACTCGTAAGCATTCACAGGGTTATTTATAACGATGTGTCCCATTGATAAAGGTCTTGGGCGCCTTCGGTGCATTTTAGGGCTCATGCTTGGCTCTGGGCTTGGCAATTTGGCGTAAGAGCCCGTGAGGCTCCTGACAATGCTACTGTCACGATCAAACATAGAagtctttttaaattcttcatcTGAATCCGAATCCACCAATGGGGGTGTTCCAACTCTCATAGGTATGTCCACTTTAGAAAAACTGGATAAAGCGGACATACTTGTGTTATTTGTATGAGTAGAGGCACCTTGGAGAAGGGTATTTGATTTATTAAGACTGGGTTTATCAAGTGTTGGAGTGGTGCAACTTCTGCTGATaagctttcctctttctttcacaGGGTCAGTTGTTATAACACCAtcattttctttatctgaatGACTTTCACTCATACTCCTCTTTGAATTACTTTTTGAGCTACGTTTGGTTTGCTCTTTCTCTATGTACTCCCTAGATTTCTTCATCAGGTTCTGAAGACTCATTACGTATGGATCTTGGACTTCCTCATCTGATGGCAACCCTCCTAGTCcctctttcttttgcaaagcaTGTGACGCAAGCTTATTATGCATGTTGTCAGGAGACGCAGCCCTTGGACAAGGTACGTCTTTTGAGATGCAATTCtcactttgctttgaaaaaacattttcttctgctgctttaaaTACTTCTGTCACAGTGGATGTCATCTGCCCAGTAGTATCTGATGGCGTAAGTTCTGGTGTCTTTTCAAGCTCTGTGGAACCATGCCTTTCAGGAGAACACGCCACATTGACATCTGATAGAGCTGCGAAGTCAGTCGAAGCTTTTGAATCTGAATCAGGGCAATTATTCTCAGCCTCCTGTGCGTTCACATCACTCACGCTAGGTCCTCTCCTGatctgcaaataaaaattgagaaaaaaaaaaatcacgtatTTTCAATGAAATCTCAGATTCTCAGTTTTCTGCAAGCTTCACctgactattaaaaaaagaatactaCCACcttaaaaccaataaaaattttCAGTTTGACTGTTACCAATTTCCTACAATACAGAGCTCTTTGCAATGAGAAGGAGATTATtggaattaaaatataaatttgaaTAATGGTCCACTCAGAATTTTACTCATACCAAGTATCTGAATGCAAAGATGCTCTTTTCTTCATAAGGTAATTTGGatatattcaaataattttatggCTTCAAATTATCTTGCAAGATtcctcttaaaatattaaaaaatgatgaCATTAAATAAGAAATGTAATTGCaaaatttcagcatgaaaaatagACTAATCTATAGACAACTAAGAACAAATCAACATAATTCCTAATAAAAATAGTGGAACtataaaataatttgttcattttttattaatcCAGAGACAATTAAATACGAGTTTTCATTTGTCAAGTACTTGGAAAACCAACTTTATTTAAGCAAGAATTACATGCTACTTCTAGCCAGCATTTGTTTAAAAGGATTTTCACACTACAATTATCGTATAGGTTATCCTATGTGTTGCAACTCAATTATCAAGGGGAcacctttgaaaaaataaaaaagctaactTATTTTTGTATTGAACCTATGTTCCTGGTCTGCTCTTCAAATCCCAAACCAGATGACTGTTGCCACGTACACTCCAGTAAACAGTGCAAACTAGTAAGTTTTGTTTGCCACCTTAGTAACTCAACAAATTCAGTGTTAACTGTACTTGTTTAAGCAACAGGTTAATTTAAAGACTATATTACAACTGTTTCAAAGACAAATAATACTGCTTGATTAGATGTATTTAATAGTCTTTTCCATTTAAACCTCTACTAAATTCACCattgaagcagcaaagaaaacaaaatatttgcagtaaaattatAAAGCTCACAAGAGAACACAAGTTGTTGCGAaggtaattttaattttgtaagcATAAGGTTGAATATAGATCATCTTCTGACTAAACTATAAGCTTGCAAATAAAGCAAACCAGTTGCTCTACCACTGggggttttgttcatttgtttttacaaTCTAGTTGTTTCAAACGCTGTTACAAAAGCAACAGTCACCCACCTGGTGAGGTCTGTCTTTTGCATATACCAAAACAAGCAGTGAAAAGCAAGTCCCATGCATTACAACGAACGTAGATACTATCAATGAATAATCAATTATCAGGTCACATAGCACGAAACACTAGCAAGTGCTGGTTCTAGAGAGTTACCTGCTATTAATTTCATGCTTATATTGGTGAATACTTAAACCCCAGCACTTTCTCAAAATGTCTATAAGCAGAGGTTTTCTGTAAAGCTATAAGAAGGCTTTGGACTAACACTACCTGAACATTTTCTAGAATCTCCTGAACACGATTCAATAAAGCTCTTTTCCGGGAGTTCTGTCTCCAGGTCTCTAGGTCCAGTGCTTTCTGTTTATATtgctgtatttcctttttcttttcaaggttAAGCTGCAAAAGAGTGTAAGAAACATGGTTTATATCGCTAAATGCAGATTTCAGTACAGAATTACAGAagtaaattagaaagaaaaacaacagaacaaaacaatagAAGAACAACAATCACCTAAGTTGAGACTTTCTGCACATTTTAAATGCCAGCTTCTTTTTAACCAATTatacttttcttttaatggaagGTGCACAAAATGCCTTCTAGGCACACATGCAAATAAACATGAATATAAAAGgtcatttagaaaaaaactgcATGAACATTACATGCTACAGTACCAACTTCAAATGACACAGGACTCAGACTGCAGGGCAGGTCTTCCTCAGTCCCCTATGGAGATGGGAGGTTTGGGCATCCTGTAGAGCCCTCTGTGACCAATCTTCCTACCCGTACTCCAACTATTAAGCTCTATGAAGAACTAGCTTGCACTTGCCCTCTTGAACCATAGGTGAATTTCACAACAAGGCAGAAATGTATGCAAGCAGTCTTCTGGATCCTTTTGACAATCAGAATCTGAAAATCTTCCGAGTTACTACTTTAGAATATGTAGTTTGGATAAAAGTCAAAACTAGATCTACAAAGCTACATCTACAAAAATTGGTTTCACAAAGTTCTACAAAATTAGATAGTCTCAAGTCAAATTATGCATTTCTTCTATGAAACCTTAAAATATCCACccatttgtaaatgaaaaatattacaataTATCATTTAGTCTCCAATGCATATCTGTATCACGATTTTTGGACATCGTTGTTAGAAAGTCTCTCCGTTCATACTTCCCCTCGCTGAAACAAGGAAGTCAGCTGCATTATTGCACAAACTACCAACAGTCTTCTGCTTGGCTGTTTGCATTAAGCATAGAATGACTTAACATAATTGATGAGCCTGTGAAATACATTAGAGGAAGCtgcaaacacatgcaaaaaagaaatttaCTTAAAAGCTTAACTATCTCAGTACTTCCtatgtgcacttttttttttttgacacttttAAATGAACTCACACGTTCAATATTTGGAATGTCAACACGATTTTACATGAAATTAAGCCCAGCAATAACATTCATCTATTTAATACCACAAACATTTTTACTCCCCTTGTGAAGACAGGAAGTTCCAAGAAATTAAAGCCAATGGAGttggtgtgaaaaaaaaatacattttacccCTTCACTTTGTAAAATTAGGGCTAAGAATGCTTAGAATACACTAAGCAGCAGGCCAGATGATACCTGACACAGAGCTGTACCTTCAGCAGAATCATTACATGTGGACGTCAAAGCTAGTGCCAATAGCACAGTTAGCACaccagggaagaaaagaaaagaaaaagaaaaaaacaacaacaaaaaaaaggcctTACCAGAGGGGAAAGCACAGGAACGCCATGGAATTGAATGAGGGAGATATTTCTGTGCTGAACAGTGACAGAGGCTTCTCTTTTTATTGCCTCTTCTTGGATTCTGGAAAGATGCTTCTTACAGAATATTTCATAGTCCTCCATCTTCATGTTAACTAAGCTGCAAAGAGTAATAACATTACCCTTCCATGTACTTCCAAGACCACGAAGGGAAAACAACATCGCAACTAATTCTGTATCACTATATTCCGGGAAACAAGTTAAACATTGGAAAACTCAGTTATGTTTCTCATCTTCCTACCATTAACAAAAGCTgcaaagctgttctttttttcccatacaAAAATAGAATCTGCATATATGAGCAAAAAAAGATGATGACAGGTACACCGAGAAGCAAGCAAGCATTGAGATAATCAGGATTTACAAAACTACACACACTACAAATAACCTTAACAATTTCCGTCACAGATTAAACCTTTAAGGTCTCCCACGACTATCGGATAGATGCTATCAAccgtaaaaaaaccccaataaataaAATTGCAGCCAATCGtaaatattgcaaaaataattaaGCTGGTATTAAAGCAAGACCAGCCTTTATATTCAGGGGCCTGAGAGGAAGCTGTCTccctcccctgagcctcctcctcGACACATCCCTGTACCAACAGCCGCCAATGCTTCCACCCGAAAAAGACGTTACAGCCTTGTTTCCTTAGAAGAGCCTACGCGTCTCTCACTGCCCATCCCCACCGGAGAGAAAGCAGAGCCGAGCACACCGGCCAAGGCCCGCCAACGCTTTTGTTCCCCTCGCACACCCCTTCGGCCCGATTCCGCCTTCCTCCCGCCCGCTGCGGGCGCACCGAGCCCTCCCCGGGCCGCCCGGGAGGACCCCTGCTCCCCGGCCCGGGCGGCAGCCTCCCCTCGCCCCGCCTCGCCTCTCCCCTCGGCTGCCCTGCCCCACGCCCGCCCGCGGGAGGCAGGTGGCACCGGCGGGCCCgggccccgcggccccccccgcccggcggcAGCGCGCCCACCGCCGCCGCTGTGTCGTCGCCCCCCGCCACCGCGGGGCACGGCCCGGCGCACAGCCCGCCCCGAGGCCCTCGGCGAACCACTCGGTACCTGCGCGGGGCTCGGAGCCGCGGCGCGGCCCGCTCGCTCCCCTCACCCGCGCAGCCCGGGCGGGCGGCCTGCGCGGCgctgccccgctgcctcccggcaaccggcccggccccgcttccCCGCCGCGGCACTACAAGCCCCAGCGCGCACtgcggccccgctcccgctcctccCTCCTCGGGGCGGGCCGCGGGGGACACGGGCGGGGCGCTGTCTTCTCTTGGGCCGAAAATCTAGGGAAAAACCCCCTCTCGATTTGGTCTAGGAAAGGTCGTGAGCTCCATCTACAAACCCCTTcacgcagccgagccccgcgGGACAAATCTGTCCGTTTTGGGCGAGCTCCCAGGCAAAGGTAGCTCCAATTTTCAGAGGTACGAGATGGGACTGAGGGCCGCCCTGGTCCTCTTGATTTCCAGCGACTTCCACCCGCAGGTCTCCGAGACAAGTTCCCCTGTTAGCACGAGTGACGCCTGTTCTGCTCCATCACGTTAAATATCATATGGCTGTGCAGTCCTTGTATAGTCAGGACCACAAACGTGCCGCCAGCAGGTACTGGTTTCATTGAATGCGCTGTGATGAGAAAGATAAACATGAGAACTTGTTAATACGCTCTCTGGACACAGCATCACGGTGTCACCGCAGACATCCTATCCCTCCCGCCCGGGCGGCAGGCAGCTGCTGGTCCAGCCGGCTGGAGGAGCAGGTAATACTCACCCATGAGGCAGGTCAGGCGGAAAACACATGCTTGTTTGCCAGCACTCGGCCcaggcaaattaatttaaatttatggAAACATCTAGTTCCCGGTGAGCATTTAGAGATGTTAAAGCTATCGTTCTTGTTTCAAAAAACAACTCCTTCACCTGTTAAACCTCTTCAATATGTTAATTATtgaggggttttttaaatctaCACCTTTAATCTTAACAAATGCTGTTGTTTATCAcaagatttttaaatatgtaagaCATTTAATCAGCCATTCCGTATTTGTTATGTGTCTGCATACAtacatctgatttttctttagatACATCTGGCAGATGCACAAAACCATAGACAGAAAAGAATATTTGAGATGCTCAGAACCAGCTAGGACAATATGTGACAAATATTTACCTtggctattaaaagaaaaaattaaactgtgtttAGAAGATTGCCTGCTGCCTGTTCCACCTCTGATTGGCAAGAGAGCCTCCCTGCAAAGTCAGTTTCTTCCCATCCTTCCCActgagaacacacacacacacacaaaaaaaaaaatcctcatttttgtTAATACAAACTGCTATTTCCTCTGCTTTGCTATTCTacctccagactaaacaagcccagtttcTTCAGCCTTCTCCCACTTCCCTGTCTTGTTGCTCTTCCCTCTGGATTCTTTCCCGTTGTTTACACTTCTGTCACGCACAGCGGTAAAAGCGAACTTCCCGCTCCAGCAGAAGCCTCTCTTCACGCGGGCGGGAGCCGCGGTCCCTCGGGTGACTCCGGGATCTCGGCTCTCCTCACAGCACCGGGGCCGCCTCGTCCGGGGGTGGGTTTGTGAGGAGGCACGAGCGGATGGTTACCCACCTCATACAGAGAGTCAGCTGCATAACGTATACAAGAGGTAACATGGTATATAGAAACACGATAATTAACTGGAAAATAACTAATATTATATTTCGAATTAGTTAGGTGGCATAGCTGGATAGAACCCCTGACGCTCTCCAGACACACGGGTCTTACACGACAGTCTGGGCAGCGGTACCTTTCCTTCAACTAACACCATTTATTTTTATCCGCGCCATTTTTTATCTGGAATAATCCGCATTCTCTCGCAGAGCTCCTCCGACCTTTACCCGAGGGGGTTTCTCAGCCCCAGGACCTgccggcctcggcctcggccccgcGCCGCCTCCACCCGCCCGtcggcggctgccggcgggcggTGCCAGGCGGGGATTGGCTGGCGGTAACAGCCGCCCCGCGCTGGTTAGTTGAGGGCGGGCGAGCGGCGGGCGCCGATTGGTTGCTGGCGGCTGAGGGCTGGCCGGCTGGCTGGCGCTGGGTGCGGAGGTGTTGCCGTCGCCCTCGCCCTGAGGAGAGGCGGCGGCGCCCGCGGCTCcgctcccgtcccgtcccgtcccgtccggtgcggtccggcccggcccggcgggcgcCGCTGCCGCCATGTTGTGCCACGGGGAGGGCCTGCTGAGCTCCCTCACGGCGCTGCTAGGGGTGGTGCTGGCGCTGAGCCGCAGCCCGGCGCTGGCCTGCCTGCTGACGGCCGGCCTGTACCTGGCGCTGCACCTCTTCAGCCTGGAGCCCGCCGCGCCCCAGAGCGCTCAGCGCGTCCTGCGgccccgcggcgccgccgcccgcatCGCCCACCGCGGCGGCGCCCACGACGCGCCCGAGAACACGCTGGCGGCCATCCGACAGGTCAGCACGGCGGGGCCCTACGGTGGCcgtgcccgccgcccctccccgaGCCCCTCCTGCCCCGGCCCGGCGAGCCGACCGTGCCGCGGCGGGCGCTGGAAGCGCGTTTAACGTGCCCGGCCGCCAAGCGACGTACGGGGCCTGGGACGAGGTTAGGAGTGTGAGGCAAAGCTGCCAAACGCTCTGTAGAGACAGAAGGCGCCTCGGGGAGCCTGTCTCCCCGTAGGTCTGGTGTGTGAGAGACTTGAAATCGGTGGGCGGTGATACAAGCCTGCGGGTTATGTGTGGCAATCTGCCTTTCCGGCAGGCACCAAGCCCTCGTCACCCTGAAAAACTCCAGCTTCTTCCGACTTGCTGCACGAAGCTGTGTGGCTTGTCAGTCCTTCACCCACAAGTCGATTCAGAACAGTTTGATCAGAGCTGAGTCTTGTGGGAACTGTGTTATATCCTTGGTGCTGGTGTATATTTTAGCAGTGCACCAATAATGAAAGACTGTATTTTGCTGATGTTGTAATGGACTATTATAGAGAGTGGACAGCAACCTAGTAACaggttgtttgctttttaagCCTTGAAGATCTGTAAGGAGAATCCACAGTTACGGGAAAATCTGGTATTGTGAGAGCTTCACTGTGTACAGCCCTGCCATGAAACTTAGTGCTGCCTCATCTGCGAGGCATCATGGTGCAGTCAGGGTTCAAAAGCTGAGAATCATTTGAAATCGTGATTAGCAGTCTCTCAAATGTAGGC includes these proteins:
- the CCP110 gene encoding centriolar coiled-coil protein of 110 kDa isoform X3, whose translation is MLFSLRGLGSTWKGNVITLCSLVNMKMEDYEIFCKKHLSRIQEEAIKREASVTVQHRNISLIQFHGVPVLSPLLNLEKKKEIQQYKQKALDLETWRQNSRKRALLNRVQEILENVQIRRGPSVSDVNAQEAENNCPDSDSKASTDFAALSDVNVACSPERHGSTELEKTPELTPSDTTGQMTSTVTEVFKAAEENVFSKQSENCISKDVPCPRAASPDNMHNKLASHALQKKEGLGGLPSDEEVQDPYVMSLQNLMKKSREYIEKEQTKRSSKSNSKRSMSESHSDKENDGVITTDPVKERGKLISRSCTTPTLDKPSLNKSNTLLQGASTHTNNTSMSALSSFSKVDIPMRVGTPPLVDSDSDEEFKKTSMFDRDSSIVRSLTGSYAKLPSPEPSMSPKMHRRRPRPLSMGHIVINNPVNAYELSPKGKGRAMDLIMQDIADKNNVSESVPKFMVDFTMVCPGRVPSVNRNSSGPYDGLGVGKPNRHSFGHLESKGTLLAAVEGQVVMDSRGPYKVETSTNIVAPKLNDPFAISQSTVAQKLLPANETKPSSLLENTKCNSPVELNKSYDVENPSPLLMQSKNMRQQMDTPSVSPASEQFLENSFEKVKRRLDLDTDNCQKENGPCVLTVGMEEQEKQWLQEQKYPVASVYITKNAAPDSMAKEDILKTKMLAFEEMRKRLEEQHAQQLSILIAEQEREQEKLQKELEEQERKLKGKKVATTEIEISKVNINSRMELEWRKKSESGLLESVQSQLETVHNANSTSIGFTTPNTFASTSETSFFLWGPSGSGVIKTSVSRPSNRIKTRWTQVFSPEIQMKFDKITAVAKGFLTRRLLQTEKLKHLKQTVKDTMEFIKNFQSEAPLKRGSVSAQDASLHERVMAQLRAALYDIHDIFFAMEASERMNILRHDREVRKEKMLRQMDKVKSPRERATLSTATQKSLDRKKYMKASEMGMPSKKIIIKQKTPESRVLQPNQGQNAPVHRLLCRQGSICRKNPKKEAKCCDNLRRQHSLG
- the CCP110 gene encoding centriolar coiled-coil protein of 110 kDa isoform X5, giving the protein MLFSLRGLGSTWKGNVITLCSLVNMKMEDYEIFCKKHLSRIQEEAIKREASVTVQHRNISLIQFHGVPVLSPLLNLEKKKEIQQYKQKALDLETWRQNSRKRALLNRVQEILENVQIRRGPSVSDVNAQEAENNCPDSDSKASTDFAALSDVNVACSPERHGSTELEKTPELTPSDTTGQMTSTVTEVFKAAEENVFSKQSENCISKDVPCPRAASPDNMHNKLASHALQKKEGLGGLPSDEEVQDPYVMSLQNLMKKSREYIEKEQTKRSSKSNSKRSMSESHSDKENDGVITTDPVKERGKLISRSCTTPTLDKPSLNKSNTLLQGASTHTNNTSMSALSSFSKVDIPMRVGTPPLVDSDSDEEFKKTSMFDRDSSIVRSLTGSYAKLPSPEPSMSPKMHRRRPRPLSMGHIVINNPVNAYELSPKGKGRAMDLIMQDIADKNNVSESVPKFMVDFTMVCPGRVPSVNRNSSGPYDGLGVGKPNRHSFGHLESKGTLLAAVEGQVVMDSRGPYKVETSTNIVAPKLNDPFAISQSTVAQKLLPANETKPSSLLENTKCNSPVELNKSYDVENPSPLLMQSKNMRQQMDTPSVSPASEQFLENSFEKVKRRLDLDTDNCQKENGPCVLTVGMEEQEKQWLQEQKYPVASVYITKNAAPDSMAKEDILKTKMLAFEEMRKRLEEQHAQQLSILIAEQEREQEKLQKELEEQERKLKGKKVATTEIEISKVNINSRMELEWRKKSESGLLESVQSQLETVHNANSTSIGFTTPNTFASTSETSFFLWGPSGSGVIKTSVSRPSNRIKTRWTQVFSPEIQMKFDKITAVAKGFLTRRLLQTEKLKHLKQTVKDTMEFIKNFQSEAPLKRGSVSAQDASLHERVMAQLRAALYDIHDIFFAMEASERMNILRHDREVRKEKMLRQMDKVKSPRERATLSTATQKSLDRKKYMKASEMGMPSKKIIIKQKTPESRVLQPNQGQNAPVHRLLCRQGTPKTSMKGVEQNRKKASESRVSNKAVSVLCEAKRSGHRRMYSKKLCIHFCSISV
- the CCP110 gene encoding centriolar coiled-coil protein of 110 kDa isoform X1, whose amino-acid sequence is MLFSLRGLGSTWKGNVITLCSLVNMKMEDYEIFCKKHLSRIQEEAIKREASVTVQHRNISLIQFHGVPVLSPLLNLEKKKEIQQYKQKALDLETWRQNSRKRALLNRVQEILENVQIRRGPSVSDVNAQEAENNCPDSDSKASTDFAALSDVNVACSPERHGSTELEKTPELTPSDTTGQMTSTVTEVFKAAEENVFSKQSENCISKDVPCPRAASPDNMHNKLASHALQKKEGLGGLPSDEEVQDPYVMSLQNLMKKSREYIEKEQTKRSSKSNSKRSMSESHSDKENDGVITTDPVKERGKLISRSCTTPTLDKPSLNKSNTLLQGASTHTNNTSMSALSSFSKVDIPMRVGTPPLVDSDSDEEFKKTSMFDRDSSIVRSLTGSYAKLPSPEPSMSPKMHRRRPRPLSMGHIVINNPVNAYELSPKGKGRAMDLIMQDIADKNNVSESVPKFMVDFTMVCPGRVPSVNRNSSGPYDGLGVGKPNRHSFGHLESKGTLLAAVEGQVVMDSRGPYKVETSTNIVAPKLNDPFAISQSTVAQKLLPANETKPSSLLENTKCNSPVELNKSYDVENPSPLLMQSKNMRQQMDTPSVSPASEQFLENSFEKVKRRLDLDTDNCQKENGPCVLTVGMEEQEKQWLQEQKYPVASVYITKNAAPDSMAKEDILKTKMLAFEEMRKRLEEQHAQQLSILIAEQEREQEKLQKELEEQERKLKGKKVATTEIEISKVNINSRMELEWRKKSESGLLESVQSQLETVHNANSTSIGFTTPNTFASTSETSFFLWGPSGSGVIKTSVSRPSNRIKTRWTQVFSPEIQMKFDKITAVAKGFLTRRLLQTEKLKHLKQTVKDTMEFIKNFQSEAPLKRGSVSAQDASLHERVMAQLRAALYDIHDIFFAMEASERMNILRHDREVRKEKMLRQMDKVKSPRERATLSTATQKSLDRKKYMKASEMGMPSKKIIIKQKTPESRVLQPNQGQNAPVHRLLCRQGTPKTSMKGVEQNRKKASESRVSNKAVSGAYAGRTQRKKPNVVTI
- the CCP110 gene encoding centriolar coiled-coil protein of 110 kDa isoform X4, giving the protein MKMEDYEIFCKKHLSRIQEEAIKREASVTVQHRNISLIQFHGVPVLSPLLNLEKKKEIQQYKQKALDLETWRQNSRKRALLNRVQEILENVQIRRGPSVSDVNAQEAENNCPDSDSKASTDFAALSDVNVACSPERHGSTELEKTPELTPSDTTGQMTSTVTEVFKAAEENVFSKQSENCISKDVPCPRAASPDNMHNKLASHALQKKEGLGGLPSDEEVQDPYVMSLQNLMKKSREYIEKEQTKRSSKSNSKRSMSESHSDKENDGVITTDPVKERGKLISRSCTTPTLDKPSLNKSNTLLQGASTHTNNTSMSALSSFSKVDIPMRVGTPPLVDSDSDEEFKKTSMFDRDSSIVRSLTGSYAKLPSPEPSMSPKMHRRRPRPLSMGHIVINNPVNAYELSPKGKGRAMDLIMQDIADKNNVSESVPKFMVDFTMVCPGRVPSVNRNSSGPYDGLGVGKPNRHSFGHLESKGTLLAAVEGQVVMDSRGPYKVETSTNIVAPKLNDPFAISQSTVAQKLLPANETKPSSLLENTKCNSPVELNKSYDVENPSPLLMQSKNMRQQMDTPSVSPASEQFLENSFEKVKRRLDLDTDNCQKENGPCVLTVGMEEQEKQWLQEQKYPVASVYITKNAAPDSMAKEDILKTKMLAFEEMRKRLEEQHAQQLSILIAEQEREQEKLQKELEEQERKLKGKKVATTEIEISKVNINSRMELEWRKKSESGLLESVQSQLETVHNANSTSIGFTTPNTFASTSETSFFLWGPSGSGVIKTSVSRPSNRIKTRWTQVFSPEIQMKFDKITAVAKGFLTRRLLQTEKLKHLKQTVKDTMEFIKNFQSEAPLKRGSVSAQDASLHERVMAQLRAALYDIHDIFFAMEASERMNILRHDREVRKEKMLRQMDKVKSPRERATLSTATQKSLDRKKYMKASEMGMPSKKIIIKQKTPESRVLQPNQGQNAPVHRLLCRQGTPKTSMKGVEQNRKKASESRVSNKAVSGAYAGRTQRKKPNVVTI
- the CCP110 gene encoding centriolar coiled-coil protein of 110 kDa isoform X2, which produces MLFSLRGLGSTWKGNVITLCSLVNMKMEDYEIFCKKHLSRIQEEAIKREASVTVQHRNISLIQFHGVPVLSPLLNLEKKKEIQQYKQKALDLETWRQNSRKRALLNRVQEILENVQIRRGPSVSDVNAQEAENNCPDSDSKASTDFAALSDVNVACSPERHGSTELEKTPELTPSDTTGQMTSTVTEVFKAAEENVFSKQSENCISKDVPCPRAASPDNMHNKLASHALQKKEGLGGLPSDEEVQDPYVMSLQNLMKKSREYIEKEQTKRSSKSNSKRSMSESHSDKENDGVITTDPVKERGKLISRSCTTPTLDKPSLNKSNTLLQGASTHTNNTSMSALSSFSKVDIPMRVGTPPLVDSDSDEEFKKTSMFDRDSSIVRSLTGSYAKLPSPEPSMSPKMHRRRPRPLSMGHIVINNPVNAYELSPKGKGRAMDLIMQDIADKNNVSESVPKFMVDFTMVCPGRVPSVNRNSSGPYDGLGVGKPNRHSFGHLESKGTLLAAVEGQVVMDSRGPYKVETSTNIVAPKLNDPFAISQSTVAQKLLPANETKPSSLLENTKCNSPVELNKSYDVENPSPLLMQSKNMRQQMDTPSVSPASEQFLENSFEKVKRRLDLDTDNCQKENGPCVLTVGMEEQEKQWLQEQKYPVASVYITKNAAPDSMAKDILKTKMLAFEEMRKRLEEQHAQQLSILIAEQEREQEKLQKELEEQERKLKGKKVATTEIEISKVNINSRMELEWRKKSESGLLESVQSQLETVHNANSTSIGFTTPNTFASTSETSFFLWGPSGSGVIKTSVSRPSNRIKTRWTQVFSPEIQMKFDKITAVAKGFLTRRLLQTEKLKHLKQTVKDTMEFIKNFQSEAPLKRGSVSAQDASLHERVMAQLRAALYDIHDIFFAMEASERMNILRHDREVRKEKMLRQMDKVKSPRERATLSTATQKSLDRKKYMKASEMGMPSKKIIIKQKTPESRVLQPNQGQNAPVHRLLCRQGTPKTSMKGVEQNRKKASESRVSNKAVSGAYAGRTQRKKPNVVTI